In Fusarium oxysporum f. sp. lycopersici 4287 chromosome 4, whole genome shotgun sequence, a genomic segment contains:
- a CDS encoding trehalose 6-phosphate synthase, with protein sequence MNQKFANKIIEIYKPGDIVIIHDYFLMLLPSMLRQRVPNMYISFFLHSPFPSSEFLRCLPRRKEVLEGVLGSNLIGFQSYSYSRHFLSCCTRILGFPSDTLGIDAYGTRVQVGVFPIGIDAAKVESHAWTDAVTAKYNALRELYRGKKIIVGRDRLDSVRGVAQKLQAFERFLEMYPEWREKVVLIQVTSPTSVEAEKEDLEDDTKVATRVNELVMRINGMYGSLGFSPVQHYPQYLSQNEYFALLRAGDIGLITSVRDGMNTTSLEYIICQKEGNAPLILSEFSGTAGSLSDAIHINPWDLSGVAEKINAALTMSEDKRQEMQSRLYRHVTEHNVQSWITKFIRKVYNVLGDSSSANSTPLLDRALLLTQYRSANKRLFMFDYDGTLTPIVREPSAAVPSERLIHTLDLLASDPKNAVWIISGRDQEFLKQHLGNNRRLGFSAEHGSFMKHPGSDEWENLAEKFDMGWQAEVMEVFQKYTDRVQGSFIERKRCALTWHYRLADPEQGIHMSRECHKELESTVGAKWDVEVMPGKANIEVRPTFINKGEIAKRLITMYHTPGAESEDKSGHLEFALCMGDDFTDEDMFRSLNAASGPVLDANHVFTVTVGASTKVTLAKSHLLEPEDVIECVALLAGVQDVGERLGEVNLGALSAVEGHIPNDER encoded by the exons ATGAACCAGAAATTCGCCAACAAGATCATCGAGATCTACAAACCTGGCGACATCGTCATCATTCATGACTACTTCCTCATGTTGCTTCCCAGCATGCTGCGACAGAGAGTCCCTAACATGTACATCTCGTTCTTCCTGCATTCGCCCTTCCCCAGTAGCGAGTTCCTCCGCTGTCTGCCTCGACGAAAGGAGGTTCTTGAGGGTGTTTTGGGCTCAAACCTCATTGGCTTCCAGTCATACAGTTACTCTCGCCATTTTCTGAGCTGCTGCACACGAATCCTTGGATTTCCCTCCGATACTCTCGGAATTGATGCTTATGGAACTCGTGTCCAAGTCGGCGTCTTCCCCATTGGCATTGACGCTGCCAAGGTTGAAAGCCACGCATGGACCGATGCTGTGACCGCCAAGTATAACGCACTGCGCGAGCTTTACCGCGGAAAGAAGATCATTGTCGGACGTGACCGTCTGGACAGTGTCAGAGGTGTTGCCCAGAAGCTGCAGGCTTTCGAGCGCTTCCTTGAGATGTACCCTGAGTGGCGTGAGAAGGTTGTTCTCATCCAGGTCACCTCGCCCACTAGCGTCGAGGCGGAGaaggaggatcttgaggacgACACAAAGGTTGCGACCCGTGTCAATGAGCTTGTTATGCGCATCAACGGCATGTACGGAAGTCTGGGCTTTTCTCCCGTCCAGCACTACCCACAGTATCTCAGCCAGAACGAGTACTTTGCTCTTCTGCGTGCCGGTGACATTGGTCTCATCACCTCTGTGCGTGACGGCATGAACACCACAAGTCTGGAGTATATTATCTGCCAAAAGGAGGGCAATGCTCCTCTCATTCTCTCGGAGTTCAGCGGTACCGCTGGCAGTCTCAGCGATGCCATCCACATCAATCCCTGGGACCTCAGCGGCgttgctgagaagatcaaTGCCGCTCTCACCATGTCCGAAGACAAGCGACAGGAAATGCAGTCTCGTCTCTACCGACACGTTACTGAGCACAATGTGCAGTCCTGGATTACTAAATTCATCCGCAAGGTGTACAATGTTCTTGGCGACAGCAGTTCTGCCAACTCCACTCCTCTGCTCGACcgagctcttcttcttactCAATACCGCTCAGCCAACAAACGTCTGTTCATGTTCGACTACGACGGTACCCTCACGCCCATCGTGCGCGAGCCTAGTGCTGCAGTGCCCTCGGAGCGTCTTATTCACACCCTTGACCTGTTGGCTTCAGACCCCAAGAATGCTGTGTGGATCATTTCGGGACGAGATCAGGAGTTCTTGAAGCAGCACCTTGGCAACAACAGACGTCTTGGATTCTCAGCCGAGCACGGCAGCTTTATGAAACACCCCGGCTCAGATGAGTGGGAGAATCTTGCAGAGAAGTTCGATATGGGATGGCAGGCTGAGGTGATGGAGGTCTTCCAGAAATACACCGACAGGGTTCAAG GTTCTTTTATCGAGAGAAAGCGATGTGCTTTGACCTGGCATTATAGATTGGCCGACCCCGAGCAAGGCATTCACATGTCACGAGAGTGCCATAAGGAGCTCGAATCGACAGTTGGCGCGAAATGGGATGTCGAGGTGATGCCTGGCAAGGCCAACATCGAAGTCCGCCCCACGTTTATCAACAAGGGCGAGATCGCCAAGCGCCTCATTACCATGTACCACACACCTGGCGCCGAATCTGAGGATAAGTCTGGGCACCTCGAGTTCGCGCTGTGCATGGGTGACGACTTCACGGATGAGGACATGTTCCGAAGCCTTAATGCCGCTTCAGGCCCTGTGCTGGATGCCAACCACGTCTTTACAGTCACCGTCGGAGCGAGCACAAAGGTCACATTGGCCAAGTCGCATCTCCTGGAACCAGAGGATGTGATCGAGTGCGTGGCTCTCCTCGCTGGTGTCCAGGATGTAGGAGAACGTCTCGGCGAGGTGAATCTGGGGGCGCTGAGTGCTGTCGAGGGACATATTCCCAATGATGAGCGGTAA